DNA from Drosophila suzukii chromosome 2R, CBGP_Dsuzu_IsoJpt1.0, whole genome shotgun sequence:
AGAAAAATTAAACTTTTAGCATTTAAAAAACCAAATAACCGAACTAAAATCTTCGCTAATGGTATTTTTCCTCCAAAGTTTTTTGAATAAGTATCGGTACAAGATATTTATCAAGTTGGTAATCTTTTTTGAGGAGAATTTCAACTAAACCTTCTAGAGGTGGGGCAAATACTAATGTGTTGCTTTCTAAAATTGATTTGGTTTTAAACGTCTGAACAACTCTAAATTGCTAAATGCCCATGGATATAAAGTGTGACCCAAATTGAAGGGCTGACTGGTAGGATGAAATTGCAATTAGCAAATAATCCTATAAATAGGACAGCCCGTCCCAATAATATTTCAAGTTTTTTCGCTCATTATCGCTGCTAAAACGAAAAAATGAGCAGGCTCAAGACCATATTTATGGTGAGCCTGTTGGCAGTGAGTATCCTTAGAcgcttttataaaaaatatattcatgTTTACTGTTTTCTTTATAGATATTCCTTAGCCCCCGGGAGACTGATGCTCAGGCAACCATCAGCGAAAACTGGAGTAAGTTGGGCAAGTGCACTCAGGTGGCCATCGAAACAATTACTAGTTTGACCAACAAAATTGTTCCAACCTTCTACGAATTGAAAAAATGTTCTGGATACGTGGTCTTGGAACAGCCAAACGGAAAGGGACGAAAGATTACCTGGTACCTGAAGGTCACCTTCGAATTCTTCAAGAAGCTTGCCTTTGACAAACCGGAATGTCTGCATAATCTTATAAGTCAAATAGCTCAAAGGGTCAAACCATATACAGAGCAAATTACGTTATTGGGTTGTTTGGAcgaaaatgattttattatCTAAAGAAAGGAAGAAGAGTATAATAGTCCCAAATGTGAgcaaaaatgatattttaaatAACAAAGTAGTAATTAGTATGCACCTTTTAAAAGAAAGTATTAAAAAGGAAATTCGatgataaaataaatgtaattttctATCTATATATGCTACCAATCTATAGATGACATAGTTGTCTGGAAGTGGTGACATATGCCGGTGCTCTGATGATCGAAAATTCCGTTACGGCCATACAACTTCTTTCCGAATGCTTTGGTTTTTAACCCAAACTTAAACTAACCGTCGTTTGATTCCGTTCTTCCAGTTAGTAGTCTCAAATTAgtctcaaaaataaaataggaAATCAACATtggtaaaatattttatttaaataataagcACTTTGCAGATAAAAAGACAATAGaaccattaaaaaaaatcgtttATTTACCAAAATACATATTAGGTGGTGACACGTTTCTTAATATATAATATGCGATTTATTTTACTATCCTCGGACAGAACCAGTATCAAAGCAATtataactaaaataaatgttGGATTATAGTTTAATGAAtttacaactttttcaaaactTACGCAACCGTAGAAACAGCTTcattattcttttttttttgtccaGAAGTGCGACACATTGTAACTTATTTATATAGCAAAACGGACAAAGAATCGTGACTGTTTAATTTTCGATAAAGACTACTATATTGCTGAATAGTCTAGCTCTGAAAACGTGACAATCTTGAAGATACTGGCAAAAACAAAAGCTCCGATTGCCAGGTAATCCACCATTTGCCAGCAGCACCTGCTAAGTAATTACCCGAGCTCCATGGTCCAAATCCTTTCCATTGTGGCTATGAAATTCCATGACAACAAAAGCTGGCCACGCTCAGTGATGCAAATCCCAGGCAGAATGCCATTGCATAAGCCCCGACAAGCCGGTAAGTGCTTATGGAGAGAGAGGATTTTGGACTAGGACTAGGCAAATATACTTACTCTGAAAGACCGCACATCCATGCCCGAAGATCTGCTGTAATTAGGCAAGATGTCGCTGCCGTTTGCCATTTGCCATTTGGCCACTGTTCCCCCGACAATACCATTTTATGGACTTTTGCTGGCGGGTTTCTCTAGTATTTTTTGTAGGTTTcttttttgcaaaaatgaaTAATTCAATAGTCCAGTGGCAGAAGCCTCAGGTCTGCCGGTCTCCCTGCTTCCCAACCTCGTGGCATCTCGGTTGCAGCCATAATTGAGGTCAGTGAAATCAAATCGCTTGGAGCAAGTGGTTAGCACTTGCCCAGCGGTGTGTGGAGGAACTGGACTTGGACCTGGTTGGCTGCTCCCTGGGCTCTCGAGTCGGCTCCGCTTTCAAAGGCCAAAAGCGGCCATGGGATCTTCCTCGTGGTCGGCCGGTCGCTTTGTTTCCGTCAGCCAAAATCACTGCCACTAAAAATAGACAACAATTAAATGCAAATCAATTGCATTGATTTTCCCTCAACACACAGTGGGTAACACTTACAAGAACGTGTTTACAACAAAGAAAAATGTATGTTGTAAGAAGATACATGAAAAAATGATTGAATCCATAATAAGCAGGGAACCAGTTCTTACCTATAAggaaaagaaatataaatcaaaataCTAAGAGATAATCCTTGGAATATATAAAGATgctttaaaagtaaatattaaataataagtGGTACGTTAAAGAATTACAATAATAGGTACACTGTTAGaaacttattattattattatcttatGCTATCTTATGTTTAAAACTATACGCTAATAGAGGGTTTATTATAGAGCTATATCAGAAAGTAAAAGTATTATTAAACATTAAAcaa
Protein-coding regions in this window:
- the LOC108008808 gene encoding accessory gland protein Acp53Ea → MSRLKTIFMVSLLAIFLSPRETDAQATISENWSKLGKCTQVAIETITSLTNKIVPTFYELKKCSGYVVLEQPNGKGRKITWYLKVTFEFFKKLAFDKPECLHNLISQIAQRVKPYTEQITLLGCLDENDFII